The following proteins are encoded in a genomic region of Dysgonomonas mossii:
- a CDS encoding helix-turn-helix domain-containing protein: MKKITENDARVSYFFNSIDRIMDQLRTLSKDCKLGLNGDRYMTDEELSKYLRVNRRTLSDYRKNGILSYINFGGKTLYKESEIQEILDASYSPKR, encoded by the coding sequence ATGAAAAAAATAACCGAAAACGATGCCAGAGTTTCATACTTTTTCAACTCTATCGATCGCATAATGGATCAACTCAGGACTCTTTCTAAAGATTGTAAACTCGGATTGAATGGTGATCGCTATATGACCGATGAAGAATTGTCAAAATATTTGAGAGTGAATCGGCGCACATTATCAGATTATCGTAAAAACGGGATATTGTCTTATATTAACTTTGGCGGTAAGACCTTATATAAAGAATCTGAAATTCAGGAAATTTTAGATGCATCTTATTCTCCCAAAAGATAA